A part of Cannabis sativa cultivar Pink pepper isolate KNU-18-1 chromosome 6, ASM2916894v1, whole genome shotgun sequence genomic DNA contains:
- the LOC133038679 gene encoding ER membrane protein complex subunit 8/9 homolog → MGGELKYEIAQNAYIKLVLHALKHKASSVNAVLLGRVAPGNDDVIEITDSVPLFHSHIGLLPQLEISLILIEEYYAAKGFGVVGYFHANERFDDFELSGVAKNIGDHISRYFPQAPILLLDNKKLASLEKSKDRSPVMQLYAKDASKNWKHVGSGGGYLLTTKEPSANVVLLDYISTEKWQDVVDFDDHLDDITKDWLNPELFN, encoded by the exons ATGGGTGGCGAGTTAAAGTACGAGATAGCTCAAAACGCTTACATAAAGCTAGTGCTTCATGCCCTAAAGCACAAAGCTTCCTCCGTCAACGCCGTCTTACTCGGCCGCGTTGCTCCCGGAAACGACGACGTTATCGAGATCACTGATTCAGTCCCACTTTTCCACTCCCATATCGGTCTTCTACCTCAGCTTGAGATCTCTCTGATTCTG ATTGAAGAGTATTATGCTGCGAAGGGATTTGGTGTTGTTGGGTATTTTCATGCCAATGAGAGATTTGATGATTTTGAGCTAAGTGGTGTGGCTAAGAATATTGGTGATCATATCTCTCGTTATTTTCCTCAAGCACCAATTTTATTG TTAGATAATAAAAAGCTTGCATCTTTGGAAAAGAGTAAAGATCGAAGCCCTGTGATGCAG CTTTACGCAAAAGATGCATCGAAGAATTGGAAGCATGTTGGATCAGGCGGAGGCTACCTTTTGACAACAAAAGAGCCATCGGCAAATGTGGTCCTATTGGATTATATCTCAACTGAAAAATGGCAAGACGTGGTAGATTTCGATGACCACCTTGATGACATAACCAA AGATTGGCTAAACCCAGAACTCTTCAATTGA